Genomic segment of Niallia taxi:
GGCAACACCAATGTATTCAGATATTATCCTGCCTGCAGCAACTTGGTATGAAAAGGAAGATTTAAGCAGTACAGATATGCATCCATTCGTGCATCCATTTAATAAAGCGGTTGACCCTGTTTGGGAATCAAAATCAGACTGGAATATCTTTAAAGGTCTTGCGAAATCATTCACAGAAATGGCCCAAACGCAATTTGACGGACCTGAACTAGATGTTGTGACAGTACCGCTTAATCATGATGCACCGTCAGAAATAGTTCAGCCGTATGGATTGGTGAAGGATTGGAAAAAAGGCGAAATTGAGGCTGTTCCTGGTAAAACGATGCCTAACTTTGCACTTGTTGAACGGGATTATCGCCAAATCTATGACAAATTCATCTCATTAGGACCTAAAGCAGGCACGTATCCAACAGGCGCACATGGCGTTAACTACAAAACGACCGAACAGTATGAGGAATTAAAGCAATCATTAGGCGTATATGACGACGATACCATCAAAAATGGTTTACCGATCATTGCTAATGAAAAAAATGTTGCGAACAGTATTTTAGCTTTATCAAGTGCAACAAACGGAGAGTTAGCGGTAAAAGCTTGGGAAACGATGGAAGAAAAAACAGGCATGCCATTAAAGGACATTGCTGTAAAGCGTCAAGGTGAAAAAATGACGTTTGAAAGTGTAACAGTGCAGCCGCGGGAAGTCATTCCAACACCAATTTTTACTGGCTCTAATAATGATGGTAAACGATATTCCCCTTTCACAACAAATATTGAAAGATTAGTACCATTTAGAACGCTGACGGGGCGTCAGCACTTCTATCTCGATCATGAATTGTTCTTTGAGTACGGGGAGAACTTACCAGTTTATAAACCAACATTGCCGCAAATTGTCTTTGATGAAAAGGATAATATGGAGGTTGGTGAGAATAATCTCGTTCTGCGCTTTATGACACCGCATGGTAAATGGAATATTCACAGTATGTATCAGGATAATCAGCATATGCTGACACTGTTCCGCGGTGGGCCAACCGTTTGGATAAGCGATATGGATGCCAAAAATTCTGGTATTAAAGATAATGATTGGCTAGAGGTATTTAATCGAAATGGTGTAACAGTTGCTAGAGCAGTAGTCAGTCATCGTATGCCGCGGGGCTCCATGTTCATGTATCATGCCCAAGACCGCCATATCAATATGCCTGGCTCCAAACTGACTGGGAATCGTCCAGGAAGTCATAATGGCCCAACAAGAATACATGTAAAGCCTACGCAGATGGTAGGCGGTTATGCACAGCTAAGCTACGGCTTTAACTATTATGGTCCAATTGGCAATCAACGGGATTTATATGTAATTGTCCGTAAGCTTGAGGAGGTTGACTGGCTTGAAGATTAAAGCACAAATCGCAATGGTTTTAAATTTAGATAAATGCATCGGCTGCCATACATGCAGTGTCACATGTAAAAACACATGGACAAATCGGCCTGGTGCTGAATATATGTGGTTCAATAATGTCGAAACAAAACCTGGTATTGGCTACCCAAAACGCTGGGAGGACCAAGAGTATTATAAGGGCGGCTGGGAATTAACTAAAAAAGGAAAGCTTCAGCTTAAGTCTGGTTCAAAAATAAACAAAATTGCAACAGGAAAAATCTTTTACAATCCAGACATGCCTAAACTGGATGACTACTACGAGCCTTGGACCTATTCATACGATAATTTATTTTCACCAAAGGAACGTGCACAGCAGCCTGTTGCACGTCCCCAATCCTTAATAAGCGGCAAGGAAATGGAGATTGAGTGGGGACCGAACTGGGAGGATGACTTAGCTGGTGCTCCCGAAACAGCACCACTTGATCCAAATATCCAAAAAATCGAAGAAGAAATAAAAATGAATTTTGATACGGCGTTTATGACCTATTTGCCAAGACTTTGTGAGCATTGCTTAAATCCAGCCTGTGTTGCTTCCTGTCCAAGTGGTGCGATGTATAAACGGGATGAGGACGGCATTGTGCTTGTTAACCAAGAGGCTTGCCGAAGCTGGCGCTTTTGTATGTCAGGCTGTCCCTATAAAAAAGTATATTTCAACTGGAAAACAAATAAAGCGGAAAAATGCACATTTTGTTTCCCAAGAATTGAAAACGGCTTGCCGACAGTATGCTCTGAGACGTGTACAGGACGGATTCGCTATTTAGGTGTTTTGTTATATGATGCAGATCGTGTAGAAGCAGCAGCTTCAACGGAAAACGAACAAGATCTGTATAAAGCACAGCTTGATTTATTCCTTGATCCAAATGATCCGGAGATAATTAAGCAGGCAAAAAAAGACGGTGTGCCAGAATCATTTATAGAAGCAGCACAAAATTCGCCAATCTATAAAATGGCGATTGAATATAAAATAGCGTTCCCGCTGCATCCAGAATATCGAACATTGCCAATGGTTTGGTATGTGCCGCCGCTTTCCCCAATTATGAGCTATTTTGAAGGCAGGGATTCTATTAAAAATCCAGATATGATTTTTCCGGCCATTGAAGAGATGCGAATTCCTGTAAGCTATATCGCAAGTATGCTTACTGCAGGTGATACGGATGTGGTTATCCTTGCCTTACAGCGCATGGCAATGATGCGGCAATATATGCGTGCAGCATCCTCCAATAAAGAATTTGATCTAACTCGCTTAGAGCGTGTTGGTTTAACGGAAAAGACAACAAAGGAAATGTATCGTTTGCTTGCTATAGCGAAATACGAGGATCGATTTGTTATCCCTACCTCTCATAAAGAAGCCTATATGGATGCCTATAATGAACAGGGAACGTCTGGTTTTGACGCATGCAATGGCTGCTCTCTTGCTGGAAATGGAGTAGGCGCAAATAATAGTCCCGCAGTGAACACGGCAAACCAAAGCTCATATGAGAAGAATTTTTATGGAGGGATATGGCGTGATTAATCAGCACGAATTCGAACAAAAAAGACCAATAATGCAGGAACTAAGTGCTATGCTGCTTTATCCGCAAGGAAGTCCTATAAAGCAGCAGGACTTCCCAATCCTTGAGTCATATGGTGACAGCAATAAAGAAGTGGCAGCAAATATCAATCGGTTTTTTGACTATTTTAGTGAATTAACCTTATTGCAGCAACAGGAGTATTATGTTCAAACATTTGACTTTAATAAAAAAACACCGCTGCATATGACATTTGCAAAATATGAAGATGCAAAAGAAAGAGGCCAAATACTAGTTCAATTGAAAATGATGTATGCGATGAGTGGTCTGGAATTGAACTCGAAGGAGCTATCAGATCACTTGCCATTAATGCTCGAGTTTTTGGCAAATGGAGAGTGGATACATGCTAATCGTCTTCAAAAATGGCAGCTGCTATTTGCGATAATGGAAGATGGAACCTATTTTCTTTATCAGGAATTAAAGAAACAAGAAAACCCATATCAGTATGTCATCCAAACTGTGCGAATTCTATTAAAATCATGTATGGAATTAGAGATGGAGGCGGAAAAAGTTGAATAGTGTTACACAGCTTTTTTGGACAATTATTCCCTATATATTTATCATGATTTTTATTTTAGGTATGATTTTTCGCTATCGATATGATCAATTTTCGTGGACAGCTAAGTCAAGTGAATTACTAGAAAAGAAGAAATTAATGATTGGCAGCAGTTTATTTCATATCGGGATTATTTTCGTGTTTTTCGGTCATGTCGGTGGACTGCTTGTGCCAATCGAAATAACAGAAGCATTTGGTGTTAGCGATCATCTGTATCATACAATCGCAGTTTGGAGCGGTGGATTTTTCGGGTTCATAGCATATGTCGGAATCATCCTGTTAACATGGAGAAGACTTTCAGATGTTCGGGTGCGATCCATTAGCACCTTTTCCGATATAGCTATTAATATAATTTTAATTATTGTCATGTCTCTTGGTATTTTCAGTACCTTTTTCGGCACAAGCAATCAACCGGATTTTAACTATCGTGAAACAGTATCCGTTTGGTTTCGTCAGTTATTTATTCTACAGCCAGACGGCAACCTGATGAGTGGGGTTCCGCTGTTGTTTAAATTACATATCCTTTCAGCCTTTGCCTTGTTTGCTTTATTTCCCTTCAGCAGATTAGTACATGCATTTAGCCTGCCAATAGGATATATTAAAAGACGATATATAATTTACCAAAAAAATGTAGTGCGCAAGTAAATCAAGAAGATGCCAGAAAAGGGAATGAGGACAAGTGACTCTTAGTTTAGAACAAAAAA
This window contains:
- the narH gene encoding nitrate reductase subunit beta encodes the protein MKIKAQIAMVLNLDKCIGCHTCSVTCKNTWTNRPGAEYMWFNNVETKPGIGYPKRWEDQEYYKGGWELTKKGKLQLKSGSKINKIATGKIFYNPDMPKLDDYYEPWTYSYDNLFSPKERAQQPVARPQSLISGKEMEIEWGPNWEDDLAGAPETAPLDPNIQKIEEEIKMNFDTAFMTYLPRLCEHCLNPACVASCPSGAMYKRDEDGIVLVNQEACRSWRFCMSGCPYKKVYFNWKTNKAEKCTFCFPRIENGLPTVCSETCTGRIRYLGVLLYDADRVEAAASTENEQDLYKAQLDLFLDPNDPEIIKQAKKDGVPESFIEAAQNSPIYKMAIEYKIAFPLHPEYRTLPMVWYVPPLSPIMSYFEGRDSIKNPDMIFPAIEEMRIPVSYIASMLTAGDTDVVILALQRMAMMRQYMRAASSNKEFDLTRLERVGLTEKTTKEMYRLLAIAKYEDRFVIPTSHKEAYMDAYNEQGTSGFDACNGCSLAGNGVGANNSPAVNTANQSSYEKNFYGGIWRD
- the narJ gene encoding nitrate reductase molybdenum cofactor assembly chaperone produces the protein MINQHEFEQKRPIMQELSAMLLYPQGSPIKQQDFPILESYGDSNKEVAANINRFFDYFSELTLLQQQEYYVQTFDFNKKTPLHMTFAKYEDAKERGQILVQLKMMYAMSGLELNSKELSDHLPLMLEFLANGEWIHANRLQKWQLLFAIMEDGTYFLYQELKKQENPYQYVIQTVRILLKSCMELEMEAEKVE
- the narI gene encoding respiratory nitrate reductase subunit gamma, which translates into the protein MIFILGMIFRYRYDQFSWTAKSSELLEKKKLMIGSSLFHIGIIFVFFGHVGGLLVPIEITEAFGVSDHLYHTIAVWSGGFFGFIAYVGIILLTWRRLSDVRVRSISTFSDIAINIILIIVMSLGIFSTFFGTSNQPDFNYRETVSVWFRQLFILQPDGNLMSGVPLLFKLHILSAFALFALFPFSRLVHAFSLPIGYIKRRYIIYQKNVVRK